The DNA segment TTTTATAAATGTTGCTGTTTTTAGTTTGTATCTGTAGTCCTCACTCCTAGTTGTAGATTTTGCACCGTCATCATAAACGGGATCCTGTTCCGCATTTAAGACATCACTTAAGAAGTAGCCGTTTCTGTCTCCACCCCAACCCCAGTTACAATGTACATACTTAGACTCCTTGTCATTCTTAACTTGATTAATATATCCATCAATGACCCAGGCATGTCCATCCACATATTGTTTGAATACAAATCCGACATGATAATAGCGTCCATCTCCTCTCATGAGAATAATTCTATTGCCTTTTTTTAGATCTGAGATTACATTGTCTATGTCATAATCATTCAAACCTGAAATATCGAATCCATAAAAACGTCTCATTTTATATATAGCATCACCTGTATCTGCAGAAGTACCACCATTAGTATAATTAGCATCAAATACCCCTCCCCAAAACCTCATTAGTCTGGCTACCTGTTCGGTTGCATCGGCTGAAATAATATATCCACCAGATTCTTTGCATTCATTGTTTATTTTAGCCCAGTTCATTGTAGCCTCACCAACTTCTTGATCATTATTATATGAGTATTTTATACGAGATGATGGCATTCCAATATATGAACATATTTGAGATATAGCAGTTATAACACATCCCGTGAAAGAGCCCGGACAATATTTATTGTAAGGAGAACGTTGGTCCCATTTAGTAGTAAGCAAAGGAGACATTACTTCGAATTTATCAGGGATACTTGTTGAAGAGCCACCACTCTCGTCATCCGTATCAATACGAAGTCTTGGTCCTTTAGCTCCTATTTCTTTCTCAATCATTCCATCTATGAAAGCATTAAAGCCAGCATTTGTAGTATCAGCTTCATTATATGAATAATTACCCTTTTCTACTAATGCAAGAATGGGTTTTTCACGATCATCTGTGGATGCAATAGCAAATCCACAACTATCTTTAAAATTAACGACATAGAATAAAGTATCCAAATTCACATTAGAGCTTGCTCTTGTGCCTCTAGGTAGAGATATTGCCTCTACATTTGCGATACTAACGTTAGATGGAAAAGCTCTGGTACCTTTATTCATATTTGCAATAAAGTCCATTACATTTGCTTTGGCTTCTTCAATCGTTACTTTGTTTTCATGATCAGATGGATTGTTAACACTTAGTTGGTCTTCTTGGTTGCATGATATCAATCCAATTGCAGCCAAAATTAGAAATAAAATTTTTCTTTCTAAAGTTTTCATAAGTTATATTTTTGTGTAATACTGATCATAACAAATAAGTCAAAATAAGATATTTTTCAAAATCGAATAAGGATAATATATAATACCTTTCATGGAATATTTAATACAAAGGTATAATAAAAAATAACTTAAACAAAACTCACTTGGAGAGGATGTTGCAATAGTGGAAAACTAAATCATTGAAATTTAGATAATTATACAGGTCTGCGGCATTTTTTGAAGCGTTTTTGCAACAAAGAAAGTCTATTAAAAGATTAATTTATATCCCACACCTCTTACATTAATAATTCTGATATTATTATCTTTCGACATTTTGTGACGAAGTTTGGTGATAAACACCTGAAGACTACGAGTATTAAAAAAACTGTCATCACCCCACAACTGAAGAAGAATATCTTTGGTTTCAACAACAGAGTCTTTATTCTCCGCTAACATCCGTAGAATTTCCGTTTCGCGATGAGATAATTCCTCAGAACAGCTACCATAGATAAGCTTTTCTGTCTTGGTATTCAACTGATATTGTCCAATGGTTATTTCTTTATTCAGATCTATAGAATGATTAATAGTCTGATAAAGTCCTGTTCGCTTGGCCAGAGCCTTAATACGTACTATCAATTCCTGCATACCAAAAGGCTTCTTTAGATAATCATTGGCCCCTAACTCAAATCCTTTAACAACGTCGTTGATGGCAGAGCGAGCCGTAAGAAACAATACCGGCGTTACTGGATCAATTTTACGTATCCTCCGTACCATTTCAAATCCATCCATCTTTGGCATCATCACATCAGCAACAATGACATCCGGCTTTGACTCATTAAATAGCCGTAGACCTTCTTCGCCATCTGCTGCAGTAGTGATTTCAAAGCCTTGCGCATCTAGTGTATCCTTGATAATCATGGCCAGGGTGGTCTCATCTTCAACCAGCAATACTCTTATATCATCCATTGAATCTCAGTTTAAAAGTTGTACCCTTGGATGGCTCACTCTCCACGTCAATCGAACCATTAAATTTGTCCATCATACTCTTCACGTAGTATAGTCCAAGTCCATAACCCTTAACGTTTTGCACATTTCCATGAGGCACCCGATAGAACTTATCGAAAATATATTTCTGCTTGTCTTGTTCTATACCAATACCATGATCGGTAATATCTATCTCTATAAAATCATCACAACGATTAGCTGTTATCAAGATAACCGCTTTCTCTTTAGAATATTTTACTGCATTATCCAATAGATTACTAATTATATTTGAGAAGTGCGAGAAATCAGCCTTCACGGTTAAGCTCTTTTGAATGTCAATAGTAATATCTACCGGTTTGTCTGCCTTCAACTTTTGTTGTGCAATAAGATGTTGAATAACCCCAAGTACATCCACATCCTCTATCTTTAGACTCATGGTCTTTCGTCTTTCCATGCTCATGTATAAGATTTGTTCAACTAGACCGGAAAGGCGTTTCAATTGCTCTTGGGTGATAGAAAGATACTTTTTGGTTTTCTCTGTATCATTGGTGCCATTAAAGTTGAGTAGAACATCATTTGCTGCATAAGCTACTGCTATGGGAGTCTTCAGTTCGTGAGTCATATTATTTGTAAAGTCGCTTTTCATCTCATCCAGAGTCTTTTGCTTCATGATGGTATGTATCAGATACCAAAAAACAAACATCAAGACAATAAGAATTATGAATGATGTTGCCAATATTCCACTCATCTGGCGGAGAACCACAGTCGTGGTTGGTGGCAGCAATAATACATATGAGTAACTCTTATCTGGGTCAATAGACAATTTCACGGTGTCTGTGTATTCATAGTTCGATTCGCCAAAAGAGGCAAGAGTCTTTGGGAGAACCTTCTTCTCTCCATCTTTCTTATAATAGTGAATGTATAATAATCGGCGTGGGGTGTTGATACCAAGTGAATCAAGTCTTCTGTTAAGCAATTTGTTAAAGTATCTCACATTTATATTTTTCATGAGGTCAAGCCCTGAATGGATGCCCTGCTGCATATAGATTTCAAACTGCATTATGCCTTTAGGATTACGTAACATTGTGGAAAGATCAAGATCAGAAATTTCTGTACTAGTTACGTAATTGTTGTTTTCAGTATGGTCTTTTAGCTGTGATTTATTTTTTACCGTTGTAGAATGATCTTTAGCATTTACTTCCACACTGATATTCATTTGTCCATGCTTTCTATCCTTCTCTTTGCGCAATATCTCAATACGATGAAATATTTCATCATAATCAGATAGTCTGACGGTTTCCTTGATATCACTTTTTATCTTGCTTTGCATAGTGCCATAAAGTCCTATCAGCCAATAGGCTTGATAAGTAAATATTACCGTTAAGGCAATAATAACCAAAATTACGATATGTTTCAATGACAGTTTCATGATTGCAAAGATAATCATTTTTAGTATACTAAGGTAAAAGTGATAAGACTAAATAACTTTTCTCTTAAGACTTGATAAGCCAAAATGATTTGTTTACATATGTAATCACTGTAACTTTGCAGCATCAAATAAAAAATTAAGAAGATTATGAGAAAATTTTTATTATTAACGTCCTTATCTTTGGCATTAACAGCCAGTGCGCAGTCTGTTGATTCATTGCGTATGGATAGCATTATCCACCAGCTGCCCGATGTTGTCGTTAAGGGTGAACGACCTATTGCCAAGGTTAAGGGAAGTGCTATTATATATGATTTGCCAAGACTGATAGAAAAGAAATCTGTTGATAATATATATGATGCTGTTAAAGAGCTTCCCGGTGTTATTGAGCAAAACGAAAAAATAACACTTGGCGGTATACCTACAACAGTAATCCTAGATGGAAAAGTTACTACGATGACTTCAACAGAATTAAATTCTCTCTTGCGGAGTCTTCCTGCCAATAGTATAGCTAAAGCCGAAGTAATGTATAATGCACCTGCAAAGATGCAGGTACGTGGAGCTGTCATTAACATTGTGCTTAAGCATCATACTGACGGAAGTACTCCGCTGCAAGGAGAAGTTAATATGGCATTGAATCAAAAGCATGATGCCAGGTTCGGAGAACGAGCCTCTTTATTGTATAGCAAAGGAAAACTGTCTATTGATGGAATGTATCTGCATAGTCACGGCAAAGATTATTCATGGACAGACGAGACCAGTCATCATAGTCTAGACGATGGTTCTGTACATGATATTATTTCAAATGAGATCTCACGCAACCGTGAATATGGTGATCAGTTTCGCTTTGGTCTGGATTATCGTTTTGCAGATAATAATACACTTAGCTTTATCTATAATGGTGTATATAATCATAAACATGACTCTCAGGATATGTCAGGTAGCATACTCGGTCAGACAGACATATTTGGTCATAACTGGCTTCACAATCTACGAATGGACTATAATGCCCCATTTGGCCTGAAGGTCGGAGCAGAAATGACATATTATCATAATCCCGAGAATCAATTTCTCAACAGCAGTCTGCCTACCGGTAAACTTTGCTATAATGTTGATAACAATCAGAAAGTAAATAGATGGAAGTTTTTTCTTTCACAAGAACATCATTTAGGCAAAGACTGGAATCTTAATTATGGCGTAATTTATACCACCAGCATTAATAGCAGTTCGCAATTCTATGTCGATGCAAATTCAACAACCGGCGAAGAGCCTACAAATAGCTCTACTCACCAGTCTGAAAACGATGTAAACCTCTATGTAGGCTTTGATAAAAGTTTCGGAAGCAAGTTGACTACAGAGGCATCTGTTGCAGCAGAGTACTACCATTCTCCCAATTGGCATCATTGGGATTTCTTTCCTACCTTTAATATTACTTATATGCCAAAGCAGGGTCACGTATTGCAGGTTGGGCTGAGTTATGACCGTACCTATCCTGAATATTGGGCTATGACTAACTTTACCACATTCAGCAATGGTGGATATAATGAGATTACAGGTAATCCTAATTTAAAACCTACTGATGAGTATCAGTTTCAGACGGTATATGTAATGAAAAGCAAATATCAATTAATAGGATGGTTTAACTACGCCAATAATTATTTTGTGCAGTCACCATATCAACGCCATGACCGATTAGCTATCAGTTATCAGTCGCAAAACTTTAATTTCCAGCAACAAGCAGGTCTACAGGCTATTGTACCTTTTAAAGTATCACAATTGCTAGATAGTAGAGTGACATTAACAGGCGCATGGCAGCGTGAGAAAGACGATCATTTCTATGATATTAGTTTTGACCGTCATGTCTTTTTTGTAATGGCAAACATCAACAACAACATCACACTTTCTACGAGTCCGGATATAACCCTGTCTGTTGATGGTATGATTCGTTCTAAATCTATCCAGGCTACTTATAACCTGCCTGCTTCCGGTGATGTAAATCTCAGTACGCGGTGGCTCTTTTTGAAAAAACATGCCATAATTCGTATTTTCTGTAATGACATTTTCCAGACTTCTGTCATCAATCCACGTATCAATTACGATCGACAGAACCTAAGTATGGATTTCTCTTGTTATCGTGAATTCGGCGTTTCATTCACTTATAAATTTGGAGGGTATAAAGAGAAAAAGCATCAGGCCATTGACACATCAAGGTTTAAACAGTAATAATCAAAATGAGTCACTTATTGTCAATGTAAGTGGCTCATTTTGTTTTAAGCTTATAACGCCATCATATATTTTATTCTTTTCATTTATTTTCATATCAGAAGTTGTGTGATACACCTTCATCTGATAAATGCCAACATTCATATTCTCTATTTTAAAATCAACATCATATTGACATACGCAATCTGTAAGCATATCTTTTTCGGGATATAGTATCAATACAATTTGGGCGTCTTTGCATATAGCATTAACATGAAATTTTCCGATGATACAATTGTCTTTTACATCTTTAAATTGAGCACTCGCTATGCCATCATTCCCTAATGTTATATTCATGGTCGTTTTTTTATTAAAATTGTTTTCGTAAAACTCTGGGCGAGTGTCTTTTTTTGATAGAGACGTCTTGCAATCCGACGTGTTTACATCAGATACTCTAATGTTATCTACTATAGCCTTTTCTGTTGTACATCCGGTTATAATCACTAAAATGCAACTGATTAAAATCTTTTTCATATAGATTGTTTATAAAATTATTATGAAGTTATCACTTTCATCTTCCCCACAATGCAGGTAAAGGTAAATGACATTTATTCGTAGTATATTTCTATTAATGAATAAACATCTTTTTTATTATAGAGCTTTATTATATGAAAAGGCTGCATTATTATTAAAAAAGTAAATAGAAACTTTAACTTTTTTTCAAATAATTCCAAGCAAGATTTATCATTTTCCGGATTTAATATTTAGAAAACAAAAATCAAATTAGTATGAAACAAGTATTTTATTTATTATTTGGCGCTATTGTTCTTTTGGGAACAACATGCTTGCAATCTTGTACAGAAAATAATGATTATTATTATAATTCTGTCAACTTTCCTAATGCTTTGGTTACTATTAAAACAAACCCTGCCGACGGGAATGT comes from the Xylanibacter oryzae DSM 17970 genome and includes:
- a CDS encoding C10 family peptidase, coding for MKTLERKILFLILAAIGLISCNQEDQLSVNNPSDHENKVTIEEAKANVMDFIANMNKGTRAFPSNVSIANVEAISLPRGTRASSNVNLDTLFYVVNFKDSCGFAIASTDDREKPILALVEKGNYSYNEADTTNAGFNAFIDGMIEKEIGAKGPRLRIDTDDESGGSSTSIPDKFEVMSPLLTTKWDQRSPYNKYCPGSFTGCVITAISQICSYIGMPSSRIKYSYNNDQEVGEATMNWAKINNECKESGGYIISADATEQVARLMRFWGGVFDANYTNGGTSADTGDAIYKMRRFYGFDISGLNDYDIDNVISDLKKGNRIILMRGDGRYYHVGFVFKQYVDGHAWVIDGYINQVKNDKESKYVHCNWGWGGDRNGYFLSDVLNAEQDPVYDDGAKSTTRSEDYRYKLKTATFIK
- a CDS encoding response regulator transcription factor, giving the protein MDDIRVLLVEDETTLAMIIKDTLDAQGFEITTAADGEEGLRLFNESKPDVIVADVMMPKMDGFEMVRRIRKIDPVTPVLFLTARSAINDVVKGFELGANDYLKKPFGMQELIVRIKALAKRTGLYQTINHSIDLNKEITIGQYQLNTKTEKLIYGSCSEELSHRETEILRMLAENKDSVVETKDILLQLWGDDSFFNTRSLQVFITKLRHKMSKDNNIRIINVRGVGYKLIF
- a CDS encoding sensor histidine kinase, which gives rise to MIIFAIMKLSLKHIVILVIIALTVIFTYQAYWLIGLYGTMQSKIKSDIKETVRLSDYDEIFHRIEILRKEKDRKHGQMNISVEVNAKDHSTTVKNKSQLKDHTENNNYVTSTEISDLDLSTMLRNPKGIMQFEIYMQQGIHSGLDLMKNINVRYFNKLLNRRLDSLGINTPRRLLYIHYYKKDGEKKVLPKTLASFGESNYEYTDTVKLSIDPDKSYSYVLLLPPTTTVVLRQMSGILATSFIILIVLMFVFWYLIHTIMKQKTLDEMKSDFTNNMTHELKTPIAVAYAANDVLLNFNGTNDTEKTKKYLSITQEQLKRLSGLVEQILYMSMERRKTMSLKIEDVDVLGVIQHLIAQQKLKADKPVDITIDIQKSLTVKADFSHFSNIISNLLDNAVKYSKEKAVILITANRCDDFIEIDITDHGIGIEQDKQKYIFDKFYRVPHGNVQNVKGYGLGLYYVKSMMDKFNGSIDVESEPSKGTTFKLRFNG
- a CDS encoding outer membrane beta-barrel protein, which gives rise to MRKFLLLTSLSLALTASAQSVDSLRMDSIIHQLPDVVVKGERPIAKVKGSAIIYDLPRLIEKKSVDNIYDAVKELPGVIEQNEKITLGGIPTTVILDGKVTTMTSTELNSLLRSLPANSIAKAEVMYNAPAKMQVRGAVINIVLKHHTDGSTPLQGEVNMALNQKHDARFGERASLLYSKGKLSIDGMYLHSHGKDYSWTDETSHHSLDDGSVHDIISNEISRNREYGDQFRFGLDYRFADNNTLSFIYNGVYNHKHDSQDMSGSILGQTDIFGHNWLHNLRMDYNAPFGLKVGAEMTYYHNPENQFLNSSLPTGKLCYNVDNNQKVNRWKFFLSQEHHLGKDWNLNYGVIYTTSINSSSQFYVDANSTTGEEPTNSSTHQSENDVNLYVGFDKSFGSKLTTEASVAAEYYHSPNWHHWDFFPTFNITYMPKQGHVLQVGLSYDRTYPEYWAMTNFTTFSNGGYNEITGNPNLKPTDEYQFQTVYVMKSKYQLIGWFNYANNYFVQSPYQRHDRLAISYQSQNFNFQQQAGLQAIVPFKVSQLLDSRVTLTGAWQREKDDHFYDISFDRHVFFVMANINNNITLSTSPDITLSVDGMIRSKSIQATYNLPASGDVNLSTRWLFLKKHAIIRIFCNDIFQTSVINPRINYDRQNLSMDFSCYREFGVSFTYKFGGYKEKKHQAIDTSRFKQ